In one uncultured Devosia sp. genomic region, the following are encoded:
- a CDS encoding aminotransferase class V-fold PLP-dependent enzyme, giving the protein MRAATASRNIWVIIHMATAPSAGGIYLDHHATTPVDPRVAQAVLHYMVEEFGNANSVDHVFGERALFAVEEATESVAELLSADPAEVLFTAGSTHALELAFSHALGTRGDRPLRVALSRVEHPAVIDMAERARRQGLATIRWLDVDSQGAVDPAQVESILGDTDLVCLMAANNEVRTVDPIEEIYEQA; this is encoded by the coding sequence ATGCGTGCCGCGACCGCGTCGCGCAATATCTGGGTGATCATACACATGGCGACAGCGCCGTCCGCTGGCGGAATATATCTGGACCACCATGCCACCACGCCTGTCGATCCTCGTGTGGCTCAAGCTGTCTTGCATTACATGGTCGAAGAATTCGGGAACGCCAACAGCGTGGATCACGTCTTTGGGGAGCGCGCTTTATTCGCTGTCGAAGAGGCGACCGAAAGCGTTGCCGAGTTGCTTTCGGCGGACCCTGCGGAGGTGCTGTTCACGGCGGGATCGACCCACGCGCTCGAGCTGGCGTTCTCCCATGCGCTGGGTACTCGCGGCGATCGACCGTTGCGAGTGGCTCTTTCCAGAGTCGAGCATCCCGCGGTGATCGATATGGCAGAACGCGCTCGTCGACAGGGTTTGGCGACGATCCGCTGGTTGGACGTGGACAGCCAGGGGGCCGTGGACCCCGCGCAAGTCGAGTCCATTCTCGGGGACACCGATCTTGTGTGCCTGATGGCTGCGAACAACGAGGTTCGGACGGTCGATCCGATCGAAGAGATTTACGAGCAGGCATAA
- a CDS encoding HU family DNA-binding protein translates to MTTANDIADQLAAEHGMTKAQGKAMVDSVLKAITDAALRDDEISLPGFGKFKVKSTPEREGRNPATGATLTIAASKKLTFTPAKALKDSINK, encoded by the coding sequence ATGACGACAGCCAACGATATCGCCGACCAGCTCGCGGCCGAACACGGGATGACCAAAGCCCAGGGTAAGGCCATGGTGGACAGCGTTCTCAAAGCCATCACCGACGCCGCGCTGCGCGACGACGAAATTTCGTTGCCCGGGTTCGGTAAGTTCAAGGTGAAGTCCACGCCGGAGCGAGAGGGTAGGAATCCTGCTACCGGGGCGACACTGACGATCGCTGCGTCCAAGAAGCTGACCTTCACACCGGCGAAGGCGCTGAAAGACAGCATCAACAAGTAG
- a CDS encoding DNA-binding protein, whose amino-acid sequence MNEIASLEKVRWAAEALRKQGLTATADKVIRFIGGGSKATVLSHLRALRDEPVGASDVPSSVMELARPVLGEIYRAGRAAEAENHRTTTARLSSVIEELDAQVEELIGLNTELETRNAGLRKDLEQIADLRDRVRAADAENAVLRAELVRERDEGNDSIRKTLGRLTTLLEPTTGKKPMNDRQTLTLPRNPRQATGGK is encoded by the coding sequence ATGAACGAGATCGCCTCGCTGGAAAAGGTCAGGTGGGCAGCGGAAGCTTTGAGGAAGCAAGGGCTGACGGCCACAGCCGACAAAGTCATCCGGTTTATCGGCGGAGGTAGCAAGGCCACCGTTCTCTCGCATCTTAGGGCCCTCCGCGACGAACCTGTCGGCGCCAGTGACGTTCCCTCCAGCGTCATGGAACTCGCGCGCCCAGTTCTGGGTGAGATCTACCGCGCGGGGCGGGCCGCCGAGGCGGAAAATCATAGGACGACGACCGCTCGGCTGTCCTCGGTCATCGAGGAGCTTGACGCACAAGTCGAAGAACTGATCGGACTGAACACCGAACTCGAGACCCGAAACGCGGGTCTGCGAAAAGATCTGGAGCAAATCGCGGATCTCAGAGACAGGGTTCGGGCGGCGGATGCTGAAAACGCCGTGCTGAGGGCGGAATTAGTCCGTGAACGCGACGAGGGAAACGACAGCATCCGGAAGACACTGGGTCGGCTGACAACACTCCTCGAGCCCACGACCGGCAAGAAACCGATGAACGACAGACAAACCTTAACCCTTCCCCGAAACCCTCGCCAGGCGACCGGCGGGAAGTGA
- a CDS encoding AAA family ATPase, which yields MRSKIAKKADVIPDASPETQSARAVLGKILLEACMSPKIIERLNSPGPFCLVVEVSANDYLGIVEDALDAAVSQDDIVVTTPMPATVVEASLLLDAIRQGKVRVVVTAVATNVPASFRAWAEETVIVPELDPAMLRTALERLYGSPSPAFPDDFQIHPKPELVARCMIPGFPVDRVVAALARLGGKRSTIEAETLPHLADCREYGDAQRWGLDVIEDISRWKAGELRAGDMDNACLLVGPPGCGKTHFARLMAAAMGAPLFELTAGKLFVNTGHLGDVMGEMRRRFAEATAAAPSVLLLDEIDSFSRRDAESDNGFAVTMTNELLSLLDGLERRHPGLVVIAATNRLEDVEQALLRPGRLSRQIVMKSPDKEGLEHVLRTLLRGDLAGEDLDYFVRLAGGSTPARLAGMVKHARRAARSRGTALAVSDLVHALLGEQIVDRGLLYRIAVHEAGHALACLTIPDAPILDSVRLGVTTESLGAVRSYERPGPMTKARIEGKVMLCLAGRAAENVFYGPSDPSDGAVQDFKDATALVARMHSQWGMADTLFHTDDVKQLMLLDRRLAKAVDRDLQRLMAGVTETLKAYKSQLVVVAAELARKHYLEAEEVVEIVRTATDAEWQFDLPGDEVSAMH from the coding sequence ATGCGTAGCAAGATCGCCAAGAAAGCCGACGTAATTCCGGACGCCTCGCCCGAAACCCAGAGCGCGCGCGCCGTCCTGGGTAAAATCCTCCTCGAGGCTTGCATGTCGCCGAAGATCATCGAGCGCCTGAACTCCCCAGGCCCGTTCTGCCTTGTCGTCGAAGTCTCGGCGAACGACTATCTCGGTATCGTGGAAGACGCGCTGGACGCCGCAGTCTCCCAAGACGACATCGTCGTGACCACCCCGATGCCGGCGACCGTCGTCGAAGCATCGCTACTGCTCGATGCTATCAGACAGGGGAAAGTGCGTGTCGTGGTCACGGCTGTCGCCACGAACGTGCCGGCGTCCTTCCGCGCATGGGCCGAAGAGACCGTCATCGTGCCGGAACTCGACCCGGCCATGCTCCGAACCGCGCTGGAGCGGCTCTACGGCAGCCCCTCGCCGGCCTTTCCCGACGACTTCCAGATCCACCCCAAGCCCGAGCTGGTCGCGCGCTGCATGATTCCGGGATTCCCTGTCGATAGAGTGGTCGCCGCTCTCGCTCGGCTGGGCGGAAAAAGATCGACGATCGAGGCCGAAACGCTACCGCATCTCGCCGACTGCCGCGAATACGGCGACGCGCAGCGTTGGGGGCTCGACGTCATTGAGGACATCTCGCGTTGGAAGGCCGGCGAGCTGCGGGCCGGCGATATGGACAACGCTTGCCTGCTGGTGGGGCCCCCGGGGTGCGGCAAAACCCATTTCGCACGGTTGATGGCAGCCGCCATGGGTGCTCCCCTGTTCGAGTTGACGGCGGGCAAGCTTTTCGTGAACACGGGCCACCTGGGCGATGTCATGGGCGAGATGAGGCGCCGCTTCGCGGAAGCCACCGCCGCGGCGCCCTCCGTGCTGCTTCTGGACGAGATCGACTCTTTCTCCCGCAGAGACGCCGAAAGCGACAACGGCTTCGCGGTTACGATGACGAACGAGTTGCTTTCGCTTCTTGACGGACTGGAGCGTAGGCATCCGGGTCTCGTCGTCATCGCCGCCACGAACAGGCTTGAGGACGTCGAGCAGGCGCTGCTGCGTCCGGGCCGATTGTCGCGACAGATCGTGATGAAGTCGCCCGACAAGGAGGGCCTCGAACACGTACTGCGTACCCTCCTCCGCGGGGACCTTGCCGGCGAAGACCTGGACTATTTCGTACGGTTAGCAGGAGGATCGACGCCGGCCCGGCTTGCGGGCATGGTCAAACACGCAAGGCGGGCAGCCAGATCGCGGGGGACCGCGCTCGCCGTTTCCGACTTGGTGCACGCACTGCTGGGTGAGCAGATCGTCGATCGCGGATTGCTTTATCGTATCGCGGTACACGAGGCGGGCCATGCTCTGGCGTGTCTGACGATCCCCGATGCGCCGATCCTGGATTCGGTCCGACTGGGCGTCACGACCGAGTCTTTGGGCGCGGTGAGATCTTACGAACGCCCCGGACCGATGACGAAAGCCCGGATCGAGGGCAAGGTCATGCTCTGTCTCGCCGGCCGTGCGGCGGAAAACGTCTTCTATGGGCCAAGCGATCCGAGCGACGGCGCCGTTCAAGACTTCAAGGACGCGACCGCCCTCGTCGCTCGGATGCATTCGCAATGGGGCATGGCCGATACACTCTTCCATACCGACGACGTCAAACAGCTGATGCTCCTGGATCGACGGCTTGCGAAGGCCGTGGACCGCGACCTGCAACGGTTGATGGCCGGCGTTACCGAGACATTGAAGGCCTACAAATCCCAGTTGGTCGTCGTCGCCGCCGAACTGGCCCGTAAGCACTATCTGGAAGCAGAGGAAGTCGTGGAGATCGTCCGGACGGCCACCGACGCCGAGTGGCAGTTCGACCTGCCAGGCGACGAAGTTTCCGCGATGCACTGA
- a CDS encoding AAA family ATPase, with translation MSDRLMEQEADDDQQSRPFVSSARARATFRSLPIFMLHRVLGSQLKRFTEEQGLCVLIRVKSESWIAPCRAGARLMCEWSSVLDDFTGRNRDTLIADALDYLARGGRVLVVVSKNTAVPAALKAAVDIELDVDTITRDDVARAIKQTTERWPRGLSDEDIDGLELPAAVSAIRAKTSAASCIRRLRNAKTVVPVDALVADAPELSQLHGYGEAAVWAQRLIDDLALWRDGKLEFSAIQKNAVLAGPPGVGKSTFMRSLAKSTSLPLVVSSVGTMFATSPGYLDSVVKAIDAVFATANAAGQTAILFLDELDGFPDRATLDQRSASWWTPVVNHLLTCLDSALGGSAGKLIVVGATNHPHNLDAALVRPGRFDRILNIELPDLDDLAGIFRQHLGADLIGEDLAGIASIAAGRTGAEVADCVKGARARARRNGRPVEVGDLVEQLCPPSKFSEADIWRTCVHESGHVVAATLLDVGELLSASVTGAYAGQGGQTVLRRSQAMTTAERTKRLVVHLLSGRAAEEVLLGSVAGGAGGAPDSDLGLASHLVAAGHLSFGLGGFLTYVSDPEESLVVARRSPEVMNLIETEMRALYAQAKTLVEDNREAVQRVAEALRTHRVLGGADLKRIAAGERRRGGLRV, from the coding sequence ATGTCCGATAGGCTCATGGAACAAGAGGCCGATGACGATCAGCAGTCGAGACCATTCGTGTCTTCGGCCCGCGCGAGAGCTACCTTCCGCTCGCTGCCGATCTTCATGCTTCACCGTGTGCTCGGGAGCCAGCTGAAGCGATTCACGGAAGAGCAGGGCCTTTGTGTCTTGATCCGCGTGAAGTCGGAAAGCTGGATCGCGCCCTGCCGTGCCGGAGCCAGGCTCATGTGTGAATGGTCTTCTGTTCTGGACGACTTTACCGGCCGAAACAGGGACACCCTCATCGCGGATGCTCTCGACTACCTCGCCCGCGGCGGCCGGGTGCTCGTCGTCGTCTCGAAGAACACGGCAGTTCCCGCCGCGCTCAAGGCCGCGGTCGACATCGAGCTCGATGTCGACACCATCACCCGCGACGATGTCGCGAGGGCGATCAAGCAGACCACGGAACGTTGGCCGCGGGGGCTTTCGGACGAAGACATTGATGGCCTCGAGCTGCCAGCAGCGGTTTCCGCTATCCGCGCCAAAACCTCGGCGGCTTCTTGCATCCGCCGCCTGCGCAACGCCAAAACCGTAGTGCCGGTGGACGCGTTGGTCGCCGATGCACCCGAGCTTTCCCAACTGCATGGGTATGGCGAAGCCGCGGTTTGGGCCCAGCGGCTCATCGACGATCTGGCGTTGTGGCGCGACGGCAAGCTCGAATTTTCGGCGATCCAAAAAAACGCCGTTCTCGCAGGCCCCCCGGGCGTCGGGAAATCCACATTCATGCGTTCTCTCGCGAAGTCGACGAGCTTGCCGCTTGTCGTCAGTTCGGTCGGCACGATGTTCGCGACGAGTCCGGGTTATCTGGACAGCGTCGTGAAGGCCATCGACGCGGTGTTCGCGACAGCGAACGCAGCAGGCCAAACGGCCATCCTCTTCCTCGACGAGTTGGATGGTTTTCCTGATCGGGCGACGCTCGATCAGCGATCGGCGAGCTGGTGGACGCCGGTCGTGAATCATCTTTTGACATGCTTGGATTCAGCCCTCGGCGGTTCGGCCGGTAAGTTGATCGTCGTCGGCGCGACTAACCACCCACATAATCTTGACGCCGCGCTCGTGCGCCCCGGCCGTTTCGACCGAATCCTGAACATCGAGTTGCCGGACCTCGACGACCTGGCCGGTATTTTCCGGCAGCATCTTGGGGCCGACCTGATCGGAGAGGACCTTGCGGGCATCGCGTCGATTGCCGCCGGTCGTACAGGCGCGGAAGTGGCCGACTGCGTGAAGGGCGCACGCGCTCGGGCCCGTCGGAACGGTCGCCCCGTCGAAGTGGGAGACCTCGTCGAACAACTGTGCCCGCCGTCGAAATTCTCCGAAGCCGATATCTGGCGCACATGCGTGCACGAGTCCGGACACGTCGTCGCCGCAACTCTTCTCGACGTCGGCGAGCTGCTCAGTGCTTCCGTTACAGGAGCCTACGCCGGTCAGGGCGGTCAGACCGTCCTCAGGCGGTCGCAAGCGATGACCACGGCCGAAAGGACCAAGCGTCTTGTGGTTCACTTGCTCAGCGGTCGCGCTGCCGAAGAGGTATTGTTAGGAAGTGTCGCGGGAGGCGCCGGAGGTGCGCCCGACAGCGACCTGGGGCTGGCCAGCCACTTGGTCGCCGCAGGGCATCTCAGCTTTGGTCTCGGCGGCTTTCTCACATACGTTTCGGATCCGGAAGAGTCGCTTGTCGTCGCGCGAAGATCGCCGGAGGTCATGAATCTCATCGAAACTGAAATGCGCGCGCTGTACGCCCAAGCCAAGACGTTGGTAGAGGATAACCGCGAAGCCGTGCAGCGCGTCGCCGAAGCACTGAGAACGCATCGCGTCTTGGGCGGCGCCGATCTCAAGCGCATCGCTGCTGGCGAGAGACGCAGAGGAGGTCTCCGTGTCTAA
- a CDS encoding helix-turn-helix transcriptional regulator encodes MNTTTYTVAKVSPRQFRAARELLGWTRDEAASLCGVGRATLTRIESGGTVQDRTFADVVRGFTAHGIVFYNDDRGLGVAIAAPR; translated from the coding sequence ATGAACACCACGACTTATACCGTCGCTAAAGTGAGCCCGCGCCAGTTCCGAGCGGCCAGAGAGTTGTTGGGCTGGACCCGCGACGAAGCCGCCAGTCTATGTGGCGTAGGCAGAGCGACTCTCACACGCATCGAGAGCGGCGGCACTGTACAAGACCGCACGTTCGCCGATGTCGTCCGGGGTTTCACCGCCCATGGCATCGTGTTCTACAACGACGATCGCGGGCTTGGCGTCGCTATCGCGGCGCCACGGTAG
- a CDS encoding tyrosine-type recombinase/integrase has product MAKVYKSKISGKYVAPLRDAVTGRRTTVTVGAGEEAHEEAKRVCAKSDSEWRENKRKGKPETVEASCAAYLDYLEKKNASRPHLSNAAKNARRNHIEPFFDGKRTRDVSVRDLHRFFAWMLDKGLNLETVDNMFSVFSMVLEWAKSRDVIAVNPMDEYRRFETKALLDAHRTGAPGPMPMPKIMEVLCHTSGMARAIFHLFLKGGVRIGEAAELTWGHVDFVTGKLEVFTTAEPKTVDQMPDRRDWKNKGVTKTSASVRRVPMSAELQGELTAYRDSLDERFRGPDSPLFANPDGTPLRILQLEYRIRSTQRKLNGHPPACPDFDDEIFTPHELRHTYCALMLAASFEIADISRWLGHKNIGITMVKYGHFLVGVETLLDLSSPQGTDELRAVA; this is encoded by the coding sequence ATGGCCAAGGTTTATAAGTCTAAGATTTCCGGAAAGTACGTCGCACCGCTGCGAGACGCCGTCACAGGCCGCCGCACGACGGTCACCGTAGGCGCCGGCGAGGAGGCGCACGAAGAGGCAAAAAGAGTCTGCGCGAAGTCCGACTCGGAGTGGCGCGAGAACAAGCGCAAGGGCAAGCCGGAGACGGTTGAGGCGTCCTGCGCCGCCTATCTCGACTATCTCGAGAAAAAGAACGCGAGCCGCCCGCACCTTTCCAATGCCGCGAAAAACGCGCGTCGGAACCACATCGAGCCGTTTTTCGACGGCAAACGCACCCGCGACGTGTCCGTACGGGACCTCCACCGCTTCTTCGCCTGGATGCTCGACAAGGGGCTCAACCTCGAGACGGTGGACAACATGTTCTCGGTCTTTTCGATGGTGCTCGAATGGGCGAAGTCCCGGGACGTCATCGCCGTCAATCCGATGGACGAGTATCGCAGGTTCGAAACCAAGGCCCTGCTCGACGCACACCGGACCGGCGCCCCTGGCCCTATGCCCATGCCCAAGATCATGGAGGTGCTTTGCCACACGAGCGGCATGGCCCGCGCGATCTTCCACCTGTTCCTCAAAGGCGGTGTCCGCATCGGCGAAGCCGCCGAGCTGACGTGGGGACACGTCGACTTCGTAACCGGAAAGCTCGAGGTGTTTACGACCGCCGAGCCGAAGACAGTCGACCAGATGCCGGACCGGCGGGACTGGAAGAACAAAGGCGTCACGAAGACGAGCGCTTCCGTCAGGCGCGTGCCGATGTCGGCCGAGCTTCAGGGCGAGCTGACTGCCTACCGCGATAGTCTCGACGAACGATTTCGCGGTCCCGACAGCCCGCTGTTTGCCAACCCGGACGGCACTCCCCTCAGGATTTTGCAGCTCGAGTACCGGATCAGATCGACGCAACGGAAGCTGAACGGCCATCCGCCGGCGTGTCCCGATTTCGACGACGAGATTTTCACCCCTCACGAACTCCGACACACCTACTGCGCTCTGATGCTCGCGGCAAGTTTCGAGATCGCGGACATCTCTCGATGGCTCGGGCACAAGAATATCGGCATCACCATGGTGAAATACGGGCATTTCCTTGTCGGCGTGGAGACACTGCTCGATCTTTCGTCACCCCAGGGGACCGACGAATTGCGAGCGGTGGCATGA
- a CDS encoding helix-turn-helix transcriptional regulator translates to MRFGDKFIIMSYGVLVMTGSKPLFVEEVKERLKQLELSQTQFAKLLGMDQSTMSRALSGKRRFQLSEKVAVLDLLSKLEARLRPLGTIGVLRARTLRGKMLDSGYSAAEVASRSGIDESLIEAYIGDNAEVTDEHAEVLRTTLGWVLDSMHRSPTSPTSIDISNAIRPRMLARKVDDEITLYVAPDVIGAGYFRFVEERLGVVADLSVERLGQGAYGLYVPEYGLEPVFEAGHVLLLLPAKPVSIGGWAAVFLRDFRVVFGRIRKTDGEGVVVMLPAGDEVTVARSEVSRVHMFGGVWFG, encoded by the coding sequence ATGAGATTTGGTGATAAGTTCATCATTATGTCATATGGAGTTTTGGTGATGACAGGATCGAAACCGCTCTTCGTCGAAGAGGTGAAAGAGCGCCTGAAGCAATTGGAGTTGAGCCAGACCCAGTTCGCGAAGTTGCTCGGAATGGACCAGTCGACGATGAGCAGGGCGTTGTCGGGCAAGCGCAGGTTTCAACTGAGCGAGAAAGTTGCTGTCCTTGATCTTCTGAGTAAGCTCGAAGCGAGGTTGCGTCCGCTCGGCACCATAGGAGTGCTCCGAGCGCGAACGTTGCGCGGAAAGATGCTCGACTCCGGCTACTCCGCGGCAGAAGTGGCGAGCCGGTCTGGTATCGACGAAAGCCTGATCGAGGCTTACATTGGCGATAATGCTGAAGTAACTGACGAACACGCCGAGGTTTTGCGCACGACCTTGGGTTGGGTGTTGGATAGCATGCACCGATCGCCCACGAGTCCGACCTCCATTGATATCTCCAACGCAATCCGGCCACGGATGCTCGCACGGAAAGTCGACGATGAGATCACGCTCTACGTTGCCCCGGACGTCATTGGCGCGGGCTACTTCCGCTTCGTCGAGGAACGGCTGGGCGTGGTGGCCGATCTGAGTGTCGAGCGCCTGGGGCAGGGGGCATACGGTCTCTACGTACCGGAATACGGGCTGGAGCCGGTGTTCGAGGCTGGTCATGTCTTGCTTCTCCTTCCGGCGAAACCGGTTTCGATCGGTGGGTGGGCCGCCGTGTTCCTGCGTGACTTCCGGGTGGTTTTCGGAAGGATCCGCAAGACGGACGGCGAAGGGGTGGTCGTCATGCTTCCTGCGGGCGACGAGGTGACCGTCGCCCGCTCGGAGGTGTCGCGCGTTCACATGTTCGGCGGGGTCTGGTTCGGCTGA
- a CDS encoding tyrosine-type recombinase/integrase has protein sequence MPSIRIVTSATGIDTFDADFKPAGVRLVTNCKTIEAAMALLKTDPDYDGLRKPPFTLDHLIERYDARCVKDGLRSLRSLRKRFAIILAHFPDRPAASITASEVAAFATKLGETRVHGSVCGTIQLLGSIYREAVKSELLSSDPTIPVCKHYTRPPTPPAAHIIKAADAAKLIAATRDDREEALLRLVLECGLRVGEVAALCWDRIDGGTISITHTLTDDNTVKPTTPERTRPVPMTPQLLGVFARMASALGDQTRKAIFPGRGRPHLSDHAIREIIVQVQLRASVLSPAAYADGHMEARYLPSELRNRAAAAWLEASHSPMLVARWFGIKKFSNFARKFQAYRPEARLVRIDALDTFMRRHQPNQTPPNM, from the coding sequence ATGCCTTCCATCCGTATCGTCACATCCGCCACCGGCATCGACACCTTCGACGCCGATTTCAAGCCCGCCGGCGTCCGGCTGGTCACGAACTGCAAGACCATCGAGGCCGCAATGGCTTTGCTCAAGACCGACCCGGACTATGACGGACTTCGCAAACCGCCCTTCACCCTCGACCATCTGATCGAGCGGTACGACGCCCGATGCGTCAAGGACGGCCTCCGTTCCCTGCGCAGCCTGCGCAAGAGGTTCGCCATCATCCTCGCCCACTTCCCGGACAGGCCCGCGGCGAGCATCACCGCTTCGGAGGTGGCCGCCTTCGCCACCAAGCTGGGCGAGACCCGCGTCCACGGATCCGTGTGCGGCACTATCCAGCTGCTCGGCAGCATCTATCGGGAAGCGGTCAAGAGCGAGCTTCTCAGCTCCGATCCGACCATTCCGGTCTGCAAACACTACACGCGGCCGCCCACCCCGCCCGCCGCACACATCATCAAGGCGGCTGACGCCGCGAAGTTGATCGCGGCGACCCGCGACGACCGGGAGGAAGCGCTGTTGCGGCTCGTGCTGGAATGTGGCCTCAGGGTCGGAGAGGTCGCCGCCTTGTGCTGGGACCGCATCGACGGCGGCACGATCTCGATCACGCACACCCTGACCGACGATAACACCGTCAAGCCCACGACACCCGAGCGTACCCGGCCGGTGCCGATGACCCCTCAATTGCTCGGGGTCTTCGCGCGGATGGCCTCGGCGCTCGGCGACCAGACCCGCAAAGCGATCTTCCCCGGACGCGGACGCCCGCATCTCTCGGACCACGCGATCCGCGAAATCATCGTCCAGGTGCAGTTGCGGGCCAGCGTCCTTTCGCCGGCGGCATATGCCGACGGCCACATGGAGGCGCGATATCTGCCTTCCGAGCTTCGTAACCGGGCGGCGGCGGCGTGGCTGGAGGCCAGCCACTCACCGATGCTGGTCGCAAGATGGTTCGGCATCAAGAAATTCTCGAACTTCGCCAGGAAGTTCCAGGCCTACCGGCCGGAAGCCCGGCTGGTCCGGATCGACGCCTTGGACACGTTCATGCGCCGGCATCAGCCGAACCAGACCCCGCCGAACATGTGA
- a CDS encoding DUF4238 domain-containing protein, which translates to MKQATNLPLKHHFVPEFYLKAWMGDDKKVTEFRKWPARISIRRAHPAATGFVDRLYTLEGLPDETAQELETGFFGPVDGRAATAHVNMREGRLDGLTDVERVGWSIFMNSMLMRTPQDLAIVRGKWLDILFEGNADWEARFSSTRTEGEPFTLKEAAEAIPVDELKRSALRTLVAVMSGRNIVQTISSMRWEVFPAGNADLSFMTSDAPVIRTNGIGRPEGFSRCRYRPMQFSFLRNVRLRSTALRACPPGGSSAR; encoded by the coding sequence TTGAAACAAGCAACGAATCTGCCGCTCAAGCACCACTTCGTGCCCGAGTTTTATCTGAAAGCGTGGATGGGAGACGACAAGAAGGTCACCGAATTCCGGAAGTGGCCAGCGCGGATATCGATTCGGCGCGCGCATCCCGCGGCAACCGGCTTCGTGGACCGGCTCTACACTCTCGAGGGCCTGCCCGACGAAACGGCGCAGGAATTGGAAACTGGATTTTTCGGACCGGTGGACGGGCGAGCCGCAACCGCCCACGTAAATATGCGAGAAGGCCGACTGGACGGTCTGACAGACGTCGAACGTGTCGGATGGTCGATCTTTATGAACTCTATGCTGATGCGAACACCCCAGGATCTGGCCATCGTGAGGGGAAAATGGCTGGATATCCTTTTCGAAGGCAACGCCGACTGGGAAGCCCGTTTCTCCTCTACTCGGACCGAAGGCGAACCTTTCACCCTTAAAGAGGCGGCCGAAGCTATCCCGGTCGACGAGCTGAAGCGGTCGGCGTTGCGGACCCTTGTCGCGGTGATGTCGGGTCGAAATATCGTCCAGACGATATCTAGTATGCGCTGGGAGGTCTTCCCGGCGGGTAATGCTGACCTATCGTTTATGACTTCCGACGCGCCGGTTATCCGAACCAACGGAATCGGTCGGCCCGAGGGTTTCTCGCGATGCCGATATCGCCCAATGCAGTTTTCGTTTCTGCGCAACGTCAGACTACGCTCGACCGCTTTACGAGCATGCCCGCCAGGCGGTTCGTCGGCCAGGTGA
- a CDS encoding DNA-binding protein → METTELAQDMMVGATKISRFLGVTRRQIYSAVERGDMPLFKIGALVCARKSALTKWIERQESAVIASPSESSPSGEAIPSVS, encoded by the coding sequence ATGGAAACGACAGAACTGGCGCAAGACATGATGGTCGGCGCCACTAAAATCTCGCGCTTTCTCGGCGTCACCCGCCGCCAGATCTATTCCGCGGTCGAACGGGGTGACATGCCTCTTTTCAAGATCGGGGCGCTTGTCTGCGCGCGGAAGTCCGCGCTTACGAAGTGGATCGAGCGCCAAGAAAGCGCGGTCATTGCGTCGCCGTCGGAGTCGTCCCCTTCAGGGGAAGCGATCCCTTCCGTATCGTGA
- a CDS encoding DUF6634 family protein gives MDFSFEDAKTFAIAQRIHALSRDLEAVSKLQAPALRTIAQAPLLEDWHFGQRYEPCLVGRVEGHPERDDGVIMTSGVYLLDPVMGYARTLSRWYRLGTPRQ, from the coding sequence ATGGACTTTTCTTTCGAAGACGCCAAGACTTTCGCCATCGCGCAGAGAATCCACGCGCTCAGCCGTGACCTCGAAGCCGTCTCGAAGCTTCAGGCGCCGGCGCTCCGGACGATCGCGCAGGCCCCGCTTCTGGAAGACTGGCATTTCGGCCAACGATACGAGCCGTGTTTGGTCGGCCGCGTCGAAGGGCATCCCGAGCGCGACGACGGGGTGATCATGACATCGGGCGTCTATTTGCTCGACCCTGTTATGGGATACGCCAGAACGTTGTCGCGGTGGTATCGACTCGGGACGCCCCGGCAGTGA